In one window of Deltaproteobacteria bacterium DNA:
- a CDS encoding CoA-binding protein, with product MGGDIFSRFFEPDSVAIIGSFKEGVFGGYVVVKSLLNAGYKGNVYPVNPSYEEVLGLRVYSSIEETPDIPDVGLIMINARNVPSVFEQCAKRGIRAVVLVADGFAERDTEGADLQERITAMAREWGVRIIGPNTAGILSSRNGFNPCPYEAGYYGFKPGPVAICSQTGMINPQAYAYPKLGIGISKICDFGNKCDLDECDLLEYLENDADTQVISMYLESIRDGERFVEVCGRVASKKPILALKLGTTAEGAMASASHTGSLAVNDRIFDAACRQTGLLRLGAFNELFEMPKIFATQPLPSGNRFGMVTYTGAVGVLASDQGAEYGLVMARLSPKTAEIFEKMFPGLGHMPVDIGPMIPAVRDFSTVYTDILETVLRDENVDALFNVMWADARGKNEKAYMEAYTALKGLVPKPVVTWIYGPNPSSTRKLKELVEDLGYPVFDEPERCVKALGMAYRYTQTRKNHGR from the coding sequence ATGGGTGGAGATATCTTTTCCCGGTTTTTTGAGCCTGACAGCGTAGCCATTATCGGTTCTTTCAAGGAAGGTGTTTTCGGCGGATATGTGGTGGTCAAATCGCTTCTTAATGCAGGTTACAAAGGAAACGTCTATCCGGTTAATCCGTCCTATGAGGAGGTCCTGGGCCTGCGCGTTTATTCCAGCATAGAGGAGACCCCTGACATCCCCGACGTGGGGCTCATCATGATCAATGCCAGAAACGTCCCGTCGGTCTTTGAACAATGCGCCAAACGGGGAATCCGGGCGGTTGTCCTGGTGGCGGACGGTTTTGCCGAGCGGGACACTGAAGGAGCCGATCTTCAGGAGCGCATCACGGCCATGGCCAGGGAATGGGGGGTCCGGATCATCGGTCCCAACACGGCCGGCATCCTCAGCAGCCGCAACGGGTTCAACCCCTGTCCCTATGAAGCGGGGTACTATGGATTTAAACCCGGGCCAGTGGCCATCTGCTCCCAGACCGGCATGATCAATCCCCAGGCCTATGCCTACCCCAAACTGGGAATCGGCATCAGCAAAATCTGCGATTTCGGGAATAAATGCGACCTGGACGAGTGCGACCTCCTGGAGTACCTGGAAAACGATGCGGACACTCAGGTCATCAGCATGTATCTTGAAAGCATTCGGGACGGGGAACGGTTTGTGGAGGTGTGCGGCCGGGTGGCGTCAAAAAAGCCCATTCTCGCACTCAAGCTGGGGACCACGGCAGAGGGCGCCATGGCCTCGGCCTCCCATACCGGATCTCTGGCGGTAAATGACCGGATTTTTGATGCCGCTTGCAGACAGACGGGGCTCCTGCGTCTCGGGGCCTTCAACGAGCTTTTCGAAATGCCCAAGATCTTTGCCACACAGCCCCTGCCTTCGGGAAACCGGTTTGGAATGGTCACCTATACAGGCGCTGTAGGCGTGCTGGCCTCGGACCAGGGGGCCGAATACGGGCTTGTCATGGCCCGGCTCTCGCCCAAAACGGCCGAGATCTTCGAGAAGATGTTTCCGGGGCTGGGCCACATGCCGGTGGATATCGGACCCATGATACCGGCGGTAAGAGATTTTTCCACTGTTTACACGGATATTCTGGAGACCGTACTGCGGGATGAAAACGTGGACGCCCTCTTCAATGTCATGTGGGCCGACGCCAGGGGTAAGAATGAAAAGGCCTACATGGAAGCATACACCGCCCTCAAAGGCCTCGTTCCCAAACCCGTGGTGACATGGATCTATGGTCCTAATCCTTCGAGTACCCGGAAATTGAAGGAACTTGTGGAAGATTTGGGTTATCCGGTATTTGATGAACCTGAGCGGTGCGTCAAGGCCCTGGGCATGGCCTACAGGTACACGCAAACCCGAAAAAATCACGGCCGGTGA
- a CDS encoding metallophosphoesterase, translated as MKRRDFLKSMAMAGATASVTGGVGMFPALLTPRTAHAAGRNKQVFISDIHMNVDGPFSWFVNHAADLTLFLTGLNTRDDVAELVILGDLLDDWVSPVTYTPQTFADILGAGNNAPVVTALRVICDNPDIAVTYVVGNHDMLSFESQNKKVIADAFPGMTIISDSPGLGAYTRDDVIWAEHGHRYTLFNAPDTWSRSNGHLALGYFISRLAASKSISSGQVVTSLEVLDRFVKSPATVNEYLIQGGYEEVGSVIDDAFIIAVFNAIALWSGTLPWDTFTMDNLDGYSINPSVEDIALIYDTIFSGWSSRQDMVSDWEAVWNDLGHLTSAANLLFEMPDRIKDLYPFTPRIVLFGHTHEAAFQYHSGEVDTIYANTGTWIDKKPITWVEIETNNGSSGRRDYTVSLWFYGDRSARQSGTVTVQRDHADYMIRHR; from the coding sequence ATGAAAAGACGGGATTTTTTGAAAAGCATGGCCATGGCCGGCGCCACCGCCTCTGTGACCGGCGGGGTGGGCATGTTCCCTGCGTTATTGACGCCCCGGACCGCCCACGCTGCCGGGAGAAACAAGCAGGTCTTCATCAGCGACATCCATATGAACGTGGATGGTCCCTTTTCGTGGTTTGTCAACCACGCTGCCGATCTTACCCTGTTCCTTACCGGACTCAACACCAGGGATGATGTGGCGGAACTGGTCATTTTGGGGGACCTGCTGGACGATTGGGTGTCGCCCGTGACGTATACGCCACAGACCTTTGCCGATATTCTCGGGGCGGGGAACAATGCGCCGGTGGTGACCGCGCTCCGGGTGATCTGTGATAACCCGGACATCGCCGTTACTTATGTGGTGGGCAACCATGACATGCTCTCCTTTGAGTCGCAGAACAAGAAGGTCATCGCCGATGCCTTCCCCGGCATGACCATTATTTCGGATTCGCCCGGTTTGGGGGCTTATACCAGAGACGATGTCATCTGGGCCGAGCACGGGCACCGCTACACCCTGTTCAATGCACCCGACACGTGGAGCCGGAGCAACGGCCACCTGGCCCTGGGGTATTTCATCTCCCGACTGGCAGCCTCCAAATCCATCTCTTCCGGGCAGGTGGTCACTTCGCTCGAGGTGCTGGATCGCTTTGTCAAGTCGCCGGCGACGGTCAATGAATACCTGATACAGGGCGGCTATGAGGAGGTCGGCAGTGTCATCGACGACGCCTTTATTATTGCGGTGTTCAATGCCATCGCCCTCTGGTCCGGTACCTTGCCTTGGGATACCTTCACCATGGACAACCTGGATGGCTACTCGATCAACCCCTCTGTAGAAGATATCGCCCTGATCTACGACACCATATTCAGCGGCTGGTCCTCCCGCCAGGACATGGTCAGTGACTGGGAGGCGGTCTGGAACGATCTGGGTCATCTCACCAGCGCTGCCAACCTCCTGTTCGAGATGCCCGACCGCATCAAGGATTTGTATCCCTTCACCCCCCGGATCGTCCTCTTCGGCCACACCCACGAGGCCGCTTTTCAATATCATTCGGGCGAAGTGGACACTATCTACGCCAACACGGGCACCTGGATCGACAAGAAACCGATCACCTGGGTGGAGATCGAAACCAACAACGGAAGCAGCGGCCGAAGGGATTACACGGTTTCCCTCTGGTTTTACGGAGACCGTTCGGCCAGGCAGTCGGGCACGGTGACGGTCCAGCGCGATCACGCAGACTATATGATCCGACACCGGTGA
- a CDS encoding NYN domain-containing protein — MNSNEPAQIRLAVLIDADNAQPLITEGLMSEIAKYGVASVKRIYGDWTTPSLGGWKAVLLEHSIQPVQQFRYTVGKNATDSAMIIDAMDLLYTKRFDGFCLVSSDSDFTRLASRIREEGLLVYGFGEKKTPKAFVSACDKFIFTEVLRFQESPDTAVKQKTGNELKRDAKLVALLRNALEAASDESGWAHLGAVGSNIAKQAPEFDPRNYGFSKLGELAAAIDIFNIDERVQSDGHSRAIYISDKRKKSKK; from the coding sequence ATGAATTCCAATGAACCGGCTCAAATAAGACTTGCAGTCCTTATAGACGCGGATAACGCGCAACCCCTGATCACCGAAGGGTTAATGTCTGAAATCGCCAAGTATGGCGTAGCCAGCGTAAAGCGGATTTACGGCGACTGGACCACGCCGAGTCTGGGGGGTTGGAAGGCCGTCCTGTTAGAGCACTCCATTCAGCCGGTACAGCAGTTTCGATATACGGTCGGTAAAAACGCGACAGACAGCGCCATGATCATCGATGCCATGGACCTCCTCTATACAAAACGCTTTGACGGATTCTGTCTTGTTTCCAGTGACAGCGACTTTACCCGTCTCGCCTCCCGCATCAGAGAGGAAGGGTTGCTCGTGTACGGCTTCGGGGAGAAAAAGACACCCAAGGCGTTTGTATCCGCGTGCGATAAATTCATCTTTACTGAAGTGCTCCGTTTTCAGGAAAGTCCGGATACCGCCGTTAAACAGAAGACGGGAAATGAGCTGAAAAGGGATGCCAAGCTGGTCGCACTCCTGCGAAACGCTCTGGAAGCCGCTTCCGACGAGAGCGGCTGGGCCCATCTGGGTGCTGTGGGCAGCAATATCGCAAAACAGGCCCCTGAATTTGATCCCAGGAATTACGGATTCAGCAAATTGGGCGAACTCGCCGCAGCCATCGACATTTTCAATATCGACGAAAGGGTCCAGAGTGACGGTCATTCCAGGGCCATTTACATCAGCGATAAGCGAAAAAAGTCTAAGAAATAG
- a CDS encoding electron transfer flavoprotein subunit beta/FixA family protein: MNIIVCIKQVPEKPEVGWDPDTGTLKREGVPGILNPNDKNALEAALRLREKHGGAITALSMGPPQAEEALREALSMGVDGAVVLSDRAFAGADTWATAYALSLAAAKTGPYDLILCGKESADGMTGHIGPQLAEFLDLPQLTYATNIEIHDHLVTITQKLEDGFRILESPLPALVTVERSANEPRIPPMDQVIKAYRKEVIQWGSKDLGGDEALFGLKGSTTQNRRVYVRVIETGDVRFLKGEAVETAKELVQILKQNDLI, encoded by the coding sequence ATGAACATTATCGTCTGCATTAAACAGGTCCCTGAAAAACCGGAGGTGGGGTGGGACCCCGACACGGGGACCCTGAAGCGGGAAGGAGTGCCAGGGATCCTGAATCCGAATGACAAAAATGCCCTTGAGGCCGCCCTTCGACTGAGGGAAAAACACGGCGGCGCCATAACTGCCCTCTCCATGGGCCCCCCTCAGGCCGAAGAGGCGCTCAGAGAGGCCCTGAGTATGGGGGTGGATGGGGCTGTCGTCCTCAGTGATCGGGCATTCGCAGGGGCCGACACCTGGGCCACGGCCTATGCCCTGAGCCTGGCTGCAGCAAAGACAGGCCCGTATGATCTCATCCTCTGCGGGAAGGAATCGGCTGACGGCATGACAGGGCACATCGGGCCGCAGCTTGCGGAGTTTCTCGATCTTCCCCAATTGACCTATGCCACGAACATAGAGATCCATGACCATTTAGTCACCATAACACAGAAACTGGAGGACGGCTTCAGGATTCTGGAATCGCCGCTGCCGGCGCTGGTCACGGTTGAACGGAGCGCAAATGAGCCCAGGATTCCCCCGATGGACCAGGTCATTAAGGCCTACCGTAAAGAGGTCATCCAATGGGGGAGCAAAGACCTGGGTGGAGATGAGGCCCTTTTTGGGCTGAAAGGATCCACCACACAGAACCGCAGGGTTTATGTGCGGGTGATCGAGACTGGAGACGTCAGATTTCTTAAAGGGGAGGCCGTGGAAACGGCAAAAGAGCTGGTTCAGATCCTGAAACAGAATGACTTGATTTGA
- a CDS encoding electron transfer flavoprotein subunit alpha/FixB family protein, with product MEDIREYSGVWVFVEQRDGVPCRVSLELLGRGRLLADKLQAEATALLIGHGVSDHAEELIHWGADRVMVVDDPLAREYRTEVYTHIIAGQVKRGRPEILLVGATWTGRDLAPRLAARLHTGCTSDCTDLDIDTETGLMVAVKPFLGRDVMAEIICPEHRPQMATIRSGILELPDKDDGRTGDVVYVDGGLKEEAVAVKVVKTERSPSGGVALDDAEKIVAVGMGVGDEAGFERVRELAQLLGAELGSTTLPIDAGWISEAHKIGQTGKSVRPRFYLACGVSGAVQHTVGMINSELVIAINKDPKAEIFSVADYGIVGDLAEVVPAIIAELKSLKS from the coding sequence ATGGAAGATATCAGGGAATACAGCGGTGTTTGGGTTTTTGTGGAACAGAGGGACGGCGTTCCCTGCAGGGTATCCCTTGAACTGCTGGGAAGGGGCCGGCTCCTGGCAGACAAACTTCAGGCAGAGGCGACGGCCCTCCTGATCGGCCATGGCGTGTCAGACCATGCCGAAGAACTCATTCATTGGGGGGCGGACAGGGTGATGGTGGTGGATGATCCCCTGGCCCGGGAGTACCGGACGGAGGTTTATACCCACATTATTGCCGGCCAGGTCAAAAGGGGGAGACCGGAGATATTATTGGTGGGGGCCACCTGGACAGGGAGGGACCTGGCGCCAAGGCTCGCGGCGAGGCTGCATACGGGGTGTACGTCGGACTGCACGGATCTGGACATCGATACTGAAACAGGGCTCATGGTGGCCGTCAAACCCTTTTTGGGCAGGGATGTCATGGCGGAGATCATATGTCCTGAGCACAGACCCCAGATGGCCACCATAAGGTCCGGCATTCTGGAACTCCCGGACAAGGACGATGGCAGGACAGGGGATGTTGTTTATGTGGATGGCGGTCTGAAGGAGGAAGCCGTGGCCGTCAAGGTAGTGAAGACGGAGAGGTCCCCTTCAGGGGGAGTGGCCCTCGATGATGCGGAAAAGATCGTGGCCGTGGGCATGGGCGTGGGTGATGAGGCGGGTTTTGAAAGGGTCCGGGAACTGGCCCAACTCCTGGGGGCGGAACTGGGAAGCACCACGCTCCCCATCGATGCGGGATGGATCTCCGAAGCGCACAAGATCGGCCAGACAGGAAAGAGCGTCAGGCCGCGTTTCTACCTGGCCTGCGGCGTCTCAGGGGCCGTCCAGCACACTGTCGGCATGATCAACTCTGAGTTGGTCATCGCCATCAACAAGGACCCCAAGGCGGAGATTTTCAGTGTTGCGGATTACGGGATCGTTGGCGATCTTGCTGAAGTGGTTCCGGCCATTATAGCAGAATTAAAAAGCCTCAAATCCTAA
- a CDS encoding cupin domain-containing protein: MAFWNLGALQLEEFRPGIMSKAEMGDNLIMVCMQIGQGEEDTGHEHPFDQCGIVLEGRIEMFVGKERRLLTANECYFIPSGERHGWKTFDKPVKILDISLKQPQG, encoded by the coding sequence ATGGCTTTTTGGAACTTGGGCGCCTTGCAATTGGAGGAGTTCAGGCCCGGTATTATGAGCAAGGCGGAAATGGGGGACAATCTGATCATGGTCTGCATGCAGATAGGTCAGGGAGAGGAAGATACCGGACACGAACACCCTTTTGATCAGTGCGGTATTGTCCTGGAAGGCCGGATAGAGATGTTTGTGGGTAAAGAACGCCGATTGCTGACCGCAAATGAGTGCTATTTCATCCCTTCAGGCGAGCGCCATGGCTGGAAGACGTTTGATAAACCGGTAAAAATTTTAGATATATCCCTGAAACAACCTCAAGGATAA
- a CDS encoding YkgJ family cysteine cluster protein: protein MEGRDSIYLSIGEALEAVCIDFRRYDPQVVLLCQIIRLVSDGSVVVKREGWRSGAWIGVQGRPNMRWMEGTELVETACAAVKGADPDSGMVSSICARVFHTRAWEERDTKTGKMGVRIETGMEAFSCRQCGRCCTVLDYHNELTGEDVVRWEREGRTDILQWVRTIEGKDRERAYRIWTLPGTTRLAESCPFLKKIPSENRWECLIHHVKPAICRQYPLTRKHGLMTGCPGFDTKMG, encoded by the coding sequence ATGGAGGGACGGGACAGCATCTATTTGTCCATTGGCGAGGCGCTGGAGGCCGTATGCATCGATTTTAGGCGATACGACCCCCAGGTCGTCCTGTTGTGCCAGATCATTCGACTGGTTTCGGACGGCAGTGTTGTTGTAAAGAGGGAAGGGTGGAGAAGCGGCGCATGGATCGGTGTTCAGGGCCGGCCCAACATGAGGTGGATGGAGGGAACAGAACTGGTTGAAACCGCGTGTGCGGCGGTGAAGGGAGCCGATCCGGATTCCGGTATGGTTTCATCCATCTGCGCCAGGGTATTTCATACGCGGGCATGGGAAGAGAGGGATACCAAAACCGGGAAAATGGGGGTTCGAATCGAAACCGGTATGGAAGCGTTCTCCTGCCGGCAGTGCGGACGATGCTGCACCGTCCTTGATTATCACAACGAACTGACCGGGGAAGACGTGGTCAGGTGGGAGAGAGAGGGGCGGACCGATATCCTCCAATGGGTGAGGACTATCGAGGGCAAGGACCGGGAAAGGGCTTATCGCATATGGACGCTCCCCGGCACGACACGGCTCGCGGAGAGCTGCCCGTTCTTGAAAAAGATCCCCTCCGAGAATCGGTGGGAATGCCTCATTCACCATGTGAAACCGGCGATCTGCCGCCAGTATCCTTTAACCCGGAAACACGGCCTCATGACCGGGTGCCCCGGTTTTGACACAAAAATGGGGTAG
- a CDS encoding acyl-CoA dehydrogenase family protein: MDFSLSPESRMMIKVARDFAEQVIEPIAARIEEEDALPDDLLSRFADAKMLGMMVPEEYGGTASTALNMILITEEFGKCGSAAYWAMAMNNSVGETLCHWGTKEQKEKFLPSICNGSSYAGMAFTEPGTGADPTAITTTAVQDGDSYVLNGTKRFITNGHKEGCGIFYAKDETGRITAFIVDKRSEGYSWSKPWALMGLGGQGLVDVFLKDVRVPQENILGEKGKGFPILLRWIAGERIQQMAFLVGMGQACLDESLKYARERGVRGRPMTAMQGFQWMLAEMHASIEACRWWVYRVAAKQDSGEDFQVDSSALKLFVVPTIQEVARKALQVHGSYGYCKDYKIERLYRNIAHAGVTASSTEIQKTIVGSALSRAS; this comes from the coding sequence ATGGATTTCAGTTTATCGCCGGAAAGCAGGATGATGATCAAGGTGGCTCGAGATTTCGCGGAACAGGTCATTGAGCCGATCGCTGCCAGGATCGAGGAAGAGGACGCCCTTCCCGACGATCTTTTGTCCAGGTTTGCCGATGCAAAAATGTTGGGGATGATGGTCCCTGAAGAATATGGCGGGACCGCATCAACGGCCTTGAACATGATCCTCATCACCGAGGAATTTGGAAAATGCGGATCCGCCGCCTACTGGGCCATGGCCATGAACAACAGCGTGGGAGAGACCCTCTGCCATTGGGGAACCAAAGAACAAAAAGAGAAATTTCTTCCCTCCATTTGCAACGGGTCCAGCTATGCAGGGATGGCCTTTACAGAACCTGGCACGGGTGCGGATCCGACGGCCATTACCACAACTGCTGTTCAGGACGGAGACAGCTACGTGCTGAACGGGACAAAGAGATTCATCACCAACGGCCACAAGGAAGGGTGCGGCATTTTTTATGCGAAGGACGAGACAGGGCGGATTACCGCTTTTATCGTAGACAAGCGCAGCGAGGGGTACAGCTGGTCCAAACCATGGGCATTGATGGGACTGGGCGGTCAGGGTCTGGTGGATGTGTTTCTCAAAGATGTCAGGGTTCCTCAAGAGAATATCCTGGGAGAAAAGGGAAAGGGATTTCCTATACTGCTTCGATGGATTGCGGGCGAGAGGATCCAGCAGATGGCCTTCCTGGTGGGGATGGGGCAGGCGTGTCTCGATGAATCGCTCAAGTATGCCAGGGAACGGGGGGTCAGGGGACGACCCATGACCGCCATGCAGGGGTTCCAGTGGATGCTCGCAGAGATGCACGCGAGCATTGAGGCCTGCCGATGGTGGGTGTATCGCGTCGCTGCAAAGCAGGACAGCGGTGAGGATTTTCAGGTGGATTCATCGGCCCTGAAGCTTTTTGTGGTGCCCACTATCCAGGAGGTGGCCAGAAAGGCCTTGCAGGTGCATGGCTCATACGGGTATTGCAAGGATTACAAGATAGAGCGGCTGTATCGCAACATCGCCCATGCCGGTGTCACGGCCTCCAGCACCGAGATCCAGAAGACCATTGTGGGCTCGGCCTTATCGCGCGCATCATGA
- a CDS encoding nucleotidyltransferase, whose translation MLTSSDFKELLKIFKKYKIRYLVVGGYAVMKYSEPRFTKDLDVFIATDQDNASAVYKALKEFGAPLENLTSKDFSQKGYFYQMGRPPLRVDIMMSIPGVEFDQAWENREVVELGDLRIYFISRSDLIRSKEASGRLQDKIDVDKLKQAGQLDALDGK comes from the coding sequence ATGCTGACGAGCTCAGACTTCAAAGAACTGTTGAAAATTTTCAAAAAATATAAAATCCGGTATCTCGTAGTGGGCGGATACGCAGTAATGAAATACAGCGAGCCTCGGTTCACTAAAGATCTTGATGTGTTTATAGCCACTGACCAGGATAATGCAAGTGCTGTTTATAAGGCCCTAAAGGAATTTGGTGCACCGCTTGAAAATCTGACTTCCAAGGATTTTTCACAAAAAGGATACTTTTATCAAATGGGAAGGCCTCCTTTGAGAGTCGATATCATGATGTCGATTCCGGGAGTCGAATTTGATCAGGCGTGGGAAAATCGTGAAGTTGTTGAATTGGGTGATCTTAGAATCTATTTCATTTCCCGATCTGACCTCATTCGATCAAAAGAAGCGAGCGGAAGGTTACAAGATAAGATTGATGTTGATAAACTTAAACAAGCCGGACAATTGGATGCACTTGATGGCAAATAG